One genomic window of Solanum stenotomum isolate F172 chromosome 9, ASM1918654v1, whole genome shotgun sequence includes the following:
- the LOC125875841 gene encoding ketol-acid reductoisomerase, chloroplastic: protein MAAAAATSFSITTSTPPSSSSSTKSLKPSLVGNLGFLSSSTPSLKPLRAQAAVSSGSSNSGGGALAARMVAAPATVKAPASFDFETSVFKKEKVTLAGNDEYIVRGGRDLFKYLPDAFKGIKQIGVIGWGSQGPAQAQNLRDSLAEIKSDIVVKIGLRKGSSSFAEARTAGFTEENGTLGDIYETISGSDLVLLLISDAAQADNYEKVFSHMKPNSILGLSHGFLLGHLQSMGLDFPKNISVIAVCPKGMGPSVRRLYVQGKEVNGAGINSSFAVHQDIDGRATDVALGWSVALGSPFTFATTLEQEYKSDIFGERGILLGAVHGVVESLFRRYTENGMNEELAYKNTVECITGVISKTISTKGMLAVYNSLTEEGKREFEAAYSASFYPCMEILYECYEDVATGSEIRSVVLAGRRFYEKEGLPAFPMGKIDQTRMWKVGERVRATRPAGDLGPLYPFTAGVFVALMMAQIEVLRKKGHSYSEIINESVIESVDSLNPFMHARGVSFMVDNCSTTARLGSRKWAPRFDYNLTQQALVAVDNNAPINRDLISNFLADPVHGAIKVCAELRPTVDISVTADADFVRPELRQSGN, encoded by the exons ATGGCGGCGGCGGCGGCGACTTCCTTCTCCATCACCACTTCCACTCCtccttcctcctcctcctcaacCAAATCCCTAAAACCTTCTCTTGTTGGTAACTTAGGGTTTCTATCCTCGTCAACACCATCGCTTAAGCCTCTCAGAGCTCAAGCCGCCGTTTCATCTGGCAGCTCAAACTCCGGCGGCGGCGCGCTTGCGGCTCGCATGGTCGCCGCACCTGCTACCGTCAAAGCTCCTGCTTCGTTCGATTTTGAAACATCCGTTTTTAAGAAGGAGAAAGTAACCCTCGCTGGAAATGATGAG TACATTGTGAGGGGAGGGAGAGATTTGTTCAAGTATTTGCCTGATGCTTTCAAAGGAATCAAGCAGATTGGAGTTATCGGCTGGGGGTCTCAG GGACCTGCTCAAGCCCAGAACTTGAGGGATTCTCTCGCAGAAATAAAATCTGACATAGTTGTTAAG ATTGGTTTAAGAAAGGGTTCAAGCTCATTTGCAGAGGCCCGCACAGCTGGGTTTACTGAAGAGAACGGAACCCTTGGTGACATATACGAGACTATCTCTGGCAGTGATTTAGTGCTGCTTTTGATTTCTGATGCTGCTCAG GCTGATAATTATGAGAAAGTGTTCTCTCACATGAAGCCAAACAGCATACTTGGGCTTTCACATGGATTCCTCCTTGGCCATTTGCAGTCAATGGGCCTTGACTTCCCAAAGAACATTAGTGTGATTGCTGTATGTCCCAAGGGAATGGGGCCCTCAGTCAGGAGATTATATGTTCAAGGAAAAGAAGTCAATGGTGCTGGAATTAATTCAAGTTTTGCAGTTCACCAG GATATTGATGGAAGAGCCACAGATGTTGCTCTAGGGTGGTCTGTTGCCCTTGGTTCTCCCTTTACTTTTGCTACTACTCTAGAGCAGGAATATAAAAGTGACATTTTTGGAGAACGAG GTATTTTACTTGGTGCTGTCCATGGAGTTGTGGAGTCACTTTTCAGAAGGTACACTGAGAATGGAATGAATGAGGAGCTTGCATACAAGAACACTGTAGAATGCATAACTGGAGTCATTTCAAAGACCATATCAACAAAG GGCATGTTGGCTGTGTACAACTCATTGACTGAGGAGGGCAAGAGGGAGTTTGAAGCTGCATACAGTGCTTCATTTTACCCCTGCATGGAGATTTTGTATGAGTGCTATGAAGATGTAGCTACAGGAAGCGAGATCAGGAGTGTTGTCTTGGCTGGCCGCCGCTTTTAT GAAAAGGAGGGCTTACCTGCCTTCCCAATGGGGAAAATTGATCAAACAAGGATGTGGAAGGTTGGTGAGCGCGTCCGAGCAACCCGACCAGCCGGTGATCTTGGTCCTCTGTATCCTTTCACTGCTGGTGTCTTTGTGGCATTGATGATGGCCCAG ATTGAGGTTCTGAGGAAGAAAGGTCATTCTTACTCCGAGATTATCAATGAAAGTGTCATCGAGTCTGTAGATTCATTGAATCCGTTCATGCATGCTCGTGGAGTATCATTCATGGTTGACAATTGCTCTACAACAGCACGTTTAGGTTCCAGGAAGTGGGCCCCTCGATTTGATTACAACCTCACCCAGCAAGCACTTGTAGCTGTGGATAATAATGCCCCTATCAATCGAGATCTCATCAGCAACTTCCTTGCAGATCCCGTGCATGGAGCTATTAAGGTATGTGCGGAACTGAGACCCACAGTTGATATTTCTGTAACAGCAGATGCTGATTTTGTCCGCCCCGAGCTCAGGCAATCTGGCAATTAA